One Bacteroidota bacterium DNA segment encodes these proteins:
- a CDS encoding DUF1302 family protein — protein sequence MGRTLLVALLLLSVLPARAQLADLRPEGRVELYSATRVGGDADYLALRSRARVGLTASYDRGELYVESEWTYDVLTDAVRVDLRRAYLDVFFDAVDLRLGRQELIWGQADGAFVTDVLMPLDLSEFLAQDIEDVRLGVVAARATAYVGDATLDAVWIPRTPASVLPAPGSPWYPLPESVLGIPVAIGEADRPAPTLSNSEVAARLTWQGLPRTDVALIGLYAANRLPTFRKQLTFDLARLFSSTPFDLAFTATPAYERRALAGLTFETTLADPVVLRGEVAFEFGALVDEALPADSAALVQGLQDGTLQASIGQGFLTERSGMQATLVAERAFGSQTARLQGLVRHVFDHDERLAVGAWEGAATAIWVGRFRRDLLTLRLFATVETTGSYWLNPQLDYALRDALTLRLGGQVFGGPQPDDATALAGLRSAQRLSFATYDANDLVFLQAIYGF from the coding sequence ATGGGTCGCACGTTGCTCGTCGCCCTCCTTCTCCTGAGCGTGCTCCCGGCGCGCGCGCAGCTTGCCGACCTGCGCCCGGAGGGACGCGTCGAGCTGTACTCGGCGACCCGCGTAGGGGGCGATGCCGACTACCTCGCCCTCCGTAGCCGCGCCCGCGTCGGCCTCACAGCCAGCTACGACCGCGGCGAGTTGTACGTCGAGAGCGAGTGGACCTACGACGTACTCACCGACGCCGTGCGCGTGGACTTGCGCCGCGCCTACCTCGACGTGTTCTTCGACGCCGTTGACCTCCGGCTCGGGCGGCAGGAACTCATCTGGGGCCAGGCCGACGGCGCGTTCGTGACGGACGTGCTGATGCCGCTCGACCTCTCGGAATTCCTCGCGCAGGACATCGAGGACGTGCGATTGGGCGTGGTGGCCGCCCGCGCAACGGCCTACGTCGGCGATGCCACCCTGGACGCGGTGTGGATTCCGCGGACGCCGGCGAGCGTGCTGCCAGCGCCTGGCTCGCCGTGGTATCCACTCCCCGAGTCGGTGCTGGGCATCCCTGTGGCGATCGGCGAGGCTGACCGCCCCGCCCCCACGCTCAGCAACAGCGAGGTCGCGGCACGGCTGACGTGGCAGGGGCTTCCCCGCACCGATGTGGCACTCATCGGCCTCTATGCGGCAAACCGCTTGCCAACGTTCCGCAAGCAGCTCACGTTCGACCTCGCGCGTCTCTTCAGCAGCACGCCCTTCGACCTCGCGTTCACGGCCACGCCTGCCTACGAGCGCCGCGCGCTGGCCGGGCTGACCTTCGAGACGACGCTCGCCGACCCCGTCGTGCTGCGCGGCGAGGTCGCGTTCGAGTTCGGCGCGCTCGTCGACGAGGCGCTTCCGGCGGACTCGGCGGCGCTGGTGCAGGGCCTCCAAGACGGGACATTGCAGGCGTCCATTGGGCAAGGCTTTCTGACGGAGCGCTCGGGGATGCAGGCCACGCTCGTGGCAGAGCGCGCGTTCGGCAGCCAGACGGCGCGGCTTCAGGGCCTCGTCCGCCACGTCTTCGACCACGACGAGCGCCTGGCCGTGGGGGCCTGGGAGGGCGCCGCGACTGCAATCTGGGTGGGCCGCTTCCGCCGCGACCTGCTCACGCTGCGCCTCTTCGCCACCGTCGAGACGACGGGCAGCTACTGGCTCAACCCCCAGCTTGACTATGCCCTGCGCGACGCACTCACGCTGCGCCTCGGCGGCCAGGTCTTCGGCGGCCCGCAACCCGACGACGCCACCGCGCTAGCTGGCCTCCGCAGCGCCCAGCGCCTCTCCTTTGCCACCTACGACGCCAACGACCTCGTCTTCCTCCAGGCGATCTACGGGTTTTAG
- a CDS encoding FIST N-terminal domain-containing protein, whose product MDLDQAHYTVTGDWLSHRDDGVGADAHLVLAFGTRERIDRALYDLLSGRYPQAHVALCSTAGNILGTHVSDPRVSVTAVRFSATPVQAVQVTLTEAGDAYNAGRALAERLAAHATTDAPLVHVLVLSDGQVVNATRLVAGFNHALPARTTLSGGLAGDGDRFEETLVGLNACPASGVVAALGFYGTALHVGCGSAGGWAPFGPSRRVTRAEGTNLFELDGTSALELYRRYLGPFAGALPGAALRFPLELTDGDAEPVVRTILHINDAAGTMTFAGSIPEGVNVRLMRASYENLVDGAVDAAEETRRTPNEADFALCISCVGRRIVLGQRIEDETEGVRALLGDNVALAGFYSYGELAPSRTGGACALHNQTMTITTFAEQG is encoded by the coding sequence ATGGACCTCGACCAAGCTCACTACACAGTAACCGGCGACTGGCTCTCGCACCGCGACGACGGCGTGGGGGCCGACGCGCACCTGGTGTTGGCCTTCGGCACGCGCGAGCGGATCGACCGTGCCCTCTACGACCTGCTGAGCGGGCGCTATCCACAGGCCCACGTTGCGCTGTGCTCCACGGCGGGCAACATTCTGGGGACGCACGTGAGCGACCCACGCGTCTCGGTGACCGCCGTCCGGTTCTCCGCTACGCCGGTGCAGGCCGTCCAGGTCACCCTCACAGAGGCAGGCGATGCCTACAACGCAGGACGCGCCCTCGCTGAACGATTGGCCGCCCACGCAACCACCGACGCGCCGCTGGTCCACGTACTCGTCCTGTCTGACGGACAGGTCGTCAATGCGACCCGCCTCGTGGCTGGGTTCAACCATGCGCTCCCCGCTCGCACCACCCTCTCCGGTGGCTTGGCTGGAGACGGGGACCGGTTCGAGGAGACGCTCGTGGGCCTCAACGCGTGTCCAGCTTCCGGCGTGGTCGCGGCGCTGGGCTTCTACGGCACCGCACTGCACGTAGGCTGCGGCTCGGCGGGGGGCTGGGCACCCTTCGGGCCGTCGCGCCGCGTCACTCGCGCTGAAGGAACGAACCTCTTCGAATTGGACGGGACCTCGGCGCTCGAACTCTACCGCCGCTACCTCGGCCCCTTCGCCGGAGCGCTGCCGGGCGCCGCGCTCCGCTTCCCGCTCGAACTCACCGACGGGGACGCCGAGCCCGTCGTACGCACGATTCTCCACATCAACGACGCCGCCGGCACGATGACGTTCGCGGGCAGCATCCCCGAGGGCGTCAACGTCCGCCTCATGCGCGCCTCCTACGAGAACCTGGTTGACGGTGCGGTCGACGCGGCGGAAGAGACCAGAAGGACTCCGAATGAAGCTGACTTCGCCCTCTGCATTTCGTGCGTTGGTCGCCGCATCGTGCTCGGCCAGCGCATCGAAGACGAGACGGAGGGCGTGCGTGCCCTCCTCGGGGACAACGTGGCGCTGGCGGGCTTCTATTCCTACGGAGAACTCGCCCCGAGCCGCACCGGCGGGGCCTGCGCGCTCCACAACCAGACCATGACGATCACGACGTTTGCAGAGCAGGGCTGA
- a CDS encoding KTSC domain-containing protein: MSEKLRLTFANDMPPASVSVLTPDYRTVAQVWLGPGETREVEAPSTDALVQVRMPSGETATLHDPAQHDLYISRAALASPPPRSLTDVAESLPRSAHPQEIGTWRALESSASPFRLTTEAPSSDTDLHVALTPEGTLEQAERSPGGEGMLFTYHGNADACDLTVTRGTDPPTTLRVRLPGSLTHLAVSLHGTDAKATLRLRAATRHDVADTLGAYLVRGDLHAAETMTGWVERAEQMLFDKRRDPSAATMGAYLLLRLRRFDLMRTWTRNLADGWPGLADGSVLWAWQLIHSQQTPDEAARYLLQAAHCDDLPVFTEGLRLLFDGLRLLGDEGKAALKQLARRAGTVVWTSPFTASLPQGPLAPRLAIDAGYMTERLPVDSSALDAVGYDDTTGTLEVTFDDGSAYAYYDVPPALFDALLNAGSKGAYFNEHIKPVGFEYRRLADKN, encoded by the coding sequence ATGAGCGAGAAGCTACGCCTGACCTTCGCCAACGACATGCCACCCGCGTCGGTGTCGGTCCTCACGCCCGACTACCGCACCGTAGCGCAGGTGTGGCTCGGCCCCGGCGAGACGCGCGAGGTCGAGGCGCCCTCGACCGATGCCCTCGTGCAGGTACGCATGCCCTCGGGCGAGACGGCGACGCTCCACGACCCCGCGCAACACGACCTCTACATCAGCCGTGCCGCCCTCGCCTCGCCTCCTCCGCGCTCACTGACCGATGTAGCGGAAAGCCTACCCCGATCGGCGCATCCTCAGGAGATAGGCACGTGGCGCGCCCTTGAGTCGTCAGCGTCCCCCTTCCGCTTGACGACCGAGGCGCCCTCCAGCGACACGGATCTCCACGTCGCACTCACCCCGGAGGGCACGCTGGAGCAGGCCGAGCGCAGCCCCGGCGGCGAAGGGATGCTCTTCACGTACCACGGCAACGCCGACGCCTGCGACCTCACCGTCACCCGGGGCACGGACCCACCCACCACGCTCCGCGTCCGCCTCCCCGGCTCGCTCACCCACCTCGCCGTCAGCCTCCACGGGACGGACGCCAAGGCAACCCTGCGCCTCCGCGCGGCGACACGGCACGATGTGGCCGACACCCTGGGCGCCTACCTCGTGCGAGGTGACCTGCATGCGGCGGAGACCATGACGGGCTGGGTGGAGCGGGCCGAGCAGATGCTCTTCGACAAGCGCCGCGACCCCAGCGCGGCCACGATGGGCGCCTACCTCCTGCTCCGGCTTCGCCGCTTCGACCTCATGCGCACCTGGACGCGCAACCTGGCCGATGGCTGGCCCGGCCTCGCCGATGGCAGCGTCCTCTGGGCGTGGCAACTCATCCACAGCCAACAGACCCCAGACGAGGCCGCGCGATACCTGCTGCAAGCCGCCCACTGCGACGACCTCCCCGTTTTCACCGAGGGCCTCCGCCTCCTCTTCGACGGGCTGCGGCTGCTCGGAGACGAGGGCAAGGCCGCGCTCAAGCAGCTCGCGCGCCGCGCGGGGACCGTCGTCTGGACCTCTCCGTTTACCGCCTCCCTGCCCCAGGGCCCGCTCGCCCCCCGTCTCGCCATCGACGCTGGGTATATGACCGAGCGCCTCCCCGTCGACTCGTCCGCGCTGGACGCCGTGGGCTATGACGACACCACAGGCACGCTCGAAGTCACCTTCGACGACGGCAGCGCCTACGCCTACTACGACGTGCCGCCCGCGCTCTTCGACGCGCTCCTAAACGCTGGATCCAAAGGGGCCTACTTCAACGAGCACATCAAGCCCGTCGGGTTCGAGTACCGTCGGCTGGCCGACAAGAACTGA
- a CDS encoding T9SS type A sorting domain-containing protein produces the protein MLLRSLSFAAVLALAVAPVADVAWAQYECPATCMLPACHCASTAPPGGLAPAETPQFVLLTFDDCVLPSTEARLRPIVDGLTNPDGRDLLRTYFVSRTNCPTSNTDSTDAALVRELYLAGHEIANHTERHDTDETLSDDDWTAAIEAQQRFLIDEAGLPSSAMTGFRAPFLRTNPALFRTVDGLGFRYEASLLEHPYAAIAPFGEPPVSTDPAAYVWPHTLDYGAGVACGFFLANDCPDEPLPGLWTIPAWMFADPAGLAADSAVYYGAFDIGTPLGGVYPISGDRLRDLYAANFRTRYDGNRAPFNVYLHASTITDAARQDEVRRVLEATLAQPDVWAITMDGLIAWMQDPVPASEMTAWFADYCSTRPCPEATVLPGDPSLASVYPNPTAGDATLVLQHEQGARVTVEVYDVLGRQLYASDRVVQPGTEEYAVPLAGRAAGTYLVRLRTRDGVLTTLLVAKQ, from the coding sequence ATGCTGCTCCGTTCGCTTTCCTTCGCCGCCGTCCTCGCGTTGGCTGTCGCGCCCGTCGCCGACGTGGCGTGGGCGCAGTACGAGTGCCCCGCGACGTGCATGCTGCCGGCGTGCCACTGCGCAAGCACCGCGCCGCCGGGGGGCCTCGCGCCGGCCGAGACGCCGCAGTTCGTCCTGCTCACCTTCGACGACTGCGTGCTGCCGTCCACCGAGGCGCGCCTCCGGCCCATCGTCGACGGCCTCACGAATCCCGACGGCCGGGACCTGCTGCGCACCTACTTCGTCAGCCGCACCAACTGCCCCACGTCGAACACCGACAGCACGGACGCCGCGCTCGTGCGCGAGCTCTACCTCGCTGGGCACGAGATCGCCAACCACACCGAGCGCCACGACACCGACGAGACGCTCTCCGACGACGATTGGACCGCAGCCATCGAGGCGCAGCAACGCTTTCTCATCGACGAGGCCGGTCTCCCGTCGAGCGCCATGACCGGCTTCCGGGCGCCGTTTCTGCGCACCAACCCGGCGCTCTTCCGCACCGTGGACGGGCTAGGCTTCCGCTACGAGGCGTCGCTCCTGGAACACCCCTACGCTGCCATCGCACCGTTCGGCGAGCCGCCCGTCTCCACCGACCCCGCCGCCTACGTCTGGCCGCACACGCTCGACTATGGCGCGGGCGTGGCCTGCGGCTTCTTCCTCGCCAACGACTGCCCCGACGAGCCGCTGCCGGGGCTCTGGACCATTCCCGCCTGGATGTTCGCCGACCCCGCCGGGCTCGCCGCCGACTCGGCCGTCTACTACGGCGCGTTCGACATCGGCACCCCGCTCGGCGGCGTCTACCCGATCAGTGGCGACCGCCTCCGCGACCTCTACGCCGCCAACTTCCGCACGCGGTACGACGGCAACCGCGCGCCGTTCAACGTCTACCTCCACGCCTCGACCATCACCGACGCCGCGCGCCAGGACGAAGTGCGCCGCGTCCTCGAAGCTACCCTCGCGCAGCCCGACGTGTGGGCGATCACGATGGACGGCCTCATCGCGTGGATGCAGGACCCCGTGCCCGCGAGCGAGATGACCGCGTGGTTCGCCGACTACTGCAGCACGCGCCCCTGCCCTGAGGCGACCGTGCTGCCAGGCGACCCGTCGCTGGCGAGCGTCTACCCCAACCCGACCGCAGGCGACGCCACGCTGGTGCTCCAGCACGAGCAGGGCGCGCGCGTCACCGTCGAGGTCTACGACGTGCTCGGGCGCCAACTCTACGCATCGGATCGGGTCGTGCAGCCCGGCACCGAGGAATACGCTGTGCCGCTCGCAGGTCGTGCTGCGGGCACCTACCTCGTCCGTCTCCGCACCCGCGATGGCGTCCTCACGACGCTCCTCGTCGCGAAGCAGTAG
- a CDS encoding thioesterase family protein, which translates to MVYLYHHRVRYRECDPMGVVYHAHYLDYFEAARTEALRSWGVPYRRLEATGVIMPVVDVQLRYHRPGRYDDLLAIETAFPEPPGVRVPIDYTVRRELANGTIEEAPLVTGRVTLCFVDPQRNRPITAPPMIRDAFARLTMDN; encoded by the coding sequence ATGGTTTATCTCTATCACCACCGCGTCCGCTACCGGGAGTGTGACCCGATGGGCGTCGTCTACCACGCGCACTACCTCGACTACTTCGAGGCGGCGCGCACCGAGGCGCTGCGGTCGTGGGGCGTGCCCTACCGACGCCTCGAAGCAACCGGCGTCATCATGCCTGTCGTCGACGTGCAGCTACGCTACCACCGCCCCGGGCGCTACGACGACCTCCTCGCCATTGAGACGGCCTTCCCAGAGCCGCCCGGCGTGCGCGTACCCATCGACTACACCGTCCGCCGCGAACTTGCCAACGGCACCATAGAGGAGGCGCCGCTCGTGACCGGCCGCGTCACGCTCTGCTTCGTCGACCCGCAGCGCAATCGCCCCATCACAGCCCCGCCGATGATCCGCGACGCGTTTGCCCGGTTGACAATGGACAATTGA
- the nadC gene encoding carboxylating nicotinate-nucleotide diphosphorylase: protein MSFTASIDLDSLIARALAEDVASGDVTTLATIPADRQATATFLVKDDGVLAGCRVAERVFDAVDPALAVAWAAHDGDRVVAGTRAGEVTGAARSILTAERLALNLMQRMSGIATATRQMVDAARTTNPTVEILDTRKTAPGLRLLDKEAVRLGGGTNHRVGLYDMVLIKDNHIEAAGGLAEALRAAHAYLHAQALDLEVEVEVRTLDEVDALVALIDGGLRVDRALLDNLVVRHDDGSFDTTRLAKAVQRMAGSTHTEASGNVTLDSVAQIAATGVTHISSGALTHSVRALDVSLKVGLR from the coding sequence ATGTCCTTCACCGCTTCCATCGATCTCGACAGCCTGATCGCGCGTGCCCTCGCTGAGGACGTGGCCTCGGGCGACGTAACCACGCTCGCCACCATCCCCGCCGACCGGCAGGCCACGGCCACGTTCCTCGTCAAAGACGACGGCGTGCTGGCGGGCTGCCGCGTCGCCGAGCGCGTGTTCGACGCGGTGGACCCGGCGCTCGCGGTGGCATGGGCGGCGCACGACGGCGACCGCGTTGTGGCAGGCACCCGGGCAGGCGAGGTGACGGGCGCGGCACGGTCGATCCTGACAGCGGAGCGGCTCGCGCTGAACCTGATGCAGCGCATGAGCGGCATCGCCACAGCCACCCGGCAGATGGTAGACGCCGCGCGGACGACCAACCCGACGGTCGAGATCCTCGACACGCGCAAGACGGCGCCGGGCCTACGCCTGCTGGACAAAGAAGCGGTTCGGCTGGGCGGCGGCACTAACCACCGCGTCGGTCTCTACGACATGGTGCTCATCAAGGACAACCACATCGAGGCCGCTGGCGGTTTGGCGGAGGCGCTGCGCGCGGCGCACGCCTACCTGCACGCGCAGGCCCTCGACCTAGAGGTCGAAGTGGAAGTACGCACACTCGATGAGGTAGACGCGCTCGTCGCCCTCATCGACGGTGGGCTACGCGTGGACCGGGCCTTGCTCGACAACCTCGTTGTGCGGCACGACGACGGGTCGTTTGACACAACGCGTCTCGCCAAGGCCGTGCAGCGCATGGCCGGAAGCACCCACACCGAAGCCTCGGGGAATGTTACGCTCGACTCGGTTGCCCAGATCGCTGCGACGGGCGTGACACATATCTCAAGTGGAGCCCTTACTCATTCCGTCAGGGCGCTAGACGTGTCGCTCAAGGTCGGTTTACGATAG
- a CDS encoding PAS domain-containing sensor histidine kinase encodes MHRLLARQIRTHLSSPPPPDMEALIAAIEATYIQHDEDRALLQRSVALSSDELVNANTALKTRADEHARAVATLKETVQALGFCPGASPDQDTQAETLLGVADLLAQQVRLRNEIEQQLSARETRLRMLMRSASDAILVVDGRTGMVIDANEAASRLLGYPIDTILTLHHTAVHPAAHREAYADGLRRTVAEKEVYSQGEVWVLHRDGREIPVDVTSTVQEVDGVVLVQGIFRDATQRRQHETMLTEARDDAEAASRLKSSLLANMSHELRTPLTAIIGFAEVVSEALADRGDADLREYIHLISQGGERLLNTLNSVLEFARLEAGRDPLQPEPFDLHTRLHSIVAFFSQQATEKGLAIRFESSTPAPCPVVLDPSGLERAVINLVSNAIKFTQRGEVRLDLAAEKERVQITVHDTGIGISPAFMERLFEEFEQESAGMSRRHEGSGLGLAITKRLVEMMGGAIAVGSEPGVGTWFKLDLPRVLTRPEPATDLGYLRPVSPA; translated from the coding sequence ATGCACCGCCTTCTCGCCCGCCAGATTCGCACGCATCTCAGCAGCCCCCCGCCGCCAGACATGGAGGCGCTGATTGCGGCCATCGAGGCAACCTACATCCAGCACGACGAGGACCGCGCCCTGCTACAGCGCTCGGTGGCCCTCTCCTCCGACGAACTCGTCAACGCCAACACAGCACTCAAGACCCGCGCCGACGAGCACGCGCGCGCGGTGGCCACCCTGAAGGAGACGGTGCAGGCCTTGGGATTCTGCCCGGGGGCATCGCCCGACCAGGACACGCAAGCCGAGACCTTGCTCGGAGTCGCGGACTTGCTCGCACAGCAGGTCCGCCTCCGCAACGAGATCGAGCAGCAACTCAGCGCGCGCGAGACACGCCTCCGGATGCTCATGCGGTCCGCCAGCGACGCCATCCTGGTCGTCGACGGCCGCACGGGGATGGTGATCGACGCCAACGAGGCGGCGTCGCGCCTCCTCGGCTACCCGATCGATACGATCCTGACCTTGCATCACACGGCGGTTCATCCCGCCGCTCACCGGGAAGCCTATGCGGACGGCCTCCGTCGTACCGTCGCCGAGAAGGAGGTCTACAGCCAGGGTGAGGTGTGGGTCCTCCACCGCGACGGACGCGAGATCCCCGTCGATGTCACGAGCACCGTCCAAGAGGTGGACGGCGTCGTGCTGGTCCAGGGCATCTTCCGCGATGCTACACAGCGCCGCCAGCACGAGACGATGCTCACCGAGGCCCGCGACGACGCTGAGGCCGCAAGCCGCCTCAAGAGCAGCCTGCTGGCCAACATGAGCCACGAGCTTCGCACGCCGCTGACAGCCATCATCGGGTTCGCAGAGGTCGTGTCCGAGGCGCTCGCCGACCGAGGCGACGCGGACCTGAGGGAATACATCCACCTCATCAGCCAGGGAGGCGAGCGGCTGCTCAACACCCTCAACTCCGTCCTTGAATTTGCCCGCCTAGAGGCCGGCCGCGACCCGCTCCAGCCGGAGCCGTTCGACCTGCATACCCGCCTGCACTCCATCGTGGCGTTCTTCTCCCAGCAGGCGACCGAGAAGGGCCTCGCGATCCGGTTCGAATCGTCCACGCCTGCCCCCTGCCCCGTCGTGCTCGATCCGAGCGGCTTGGAGCGCGCGGTCATCAACCTGGTCTCGAACGCCATCAAGTTCACCCAGCGCGGCGAGGTGCGCCTCGACCTCGCGGCCGAGAAGGAGCGTGTGCAGATCACGGTCCACGACACCGGTATCGGCATCAGCCCGGCATTTATGGAGCGGCTGTTCGAAGAGTTCGAGCAGGAGTCGGCGGGGATGTCGCGGCGGCACGAGGGCTCGGGGTTGGGCCTCGCGATCACAAAGCGCCTGGTCGAGATGATGGGCGGCGCCATCGCTGTCGGGAGTGAACCAGGCGTCGGCACCTGGTTCAAGCTCGATCTCCCTCGCGTTCTGACGCGCCCAGAGCCGGCCACAGACCTCGGGTACCTTCGGCCGGTATCGCCTGCCGA
- a CDS encoding glycosyltransferase family 4 protein encodes MRILSNDFGGYPYPMQLARALARTGHTVCHTYCASLQTTPQGTLRRLPDDPTDFEVRPLTLGQPLDKYSFVKRWRQEREFGRLVAAEVTDFRPDVVLSANTPLDAQATLLKATRKHGAGFVFWLQDIIGVAAERILKDKVPVIGGAVGTYYVQKEKALLRKSDHVVMITEDFRPIMHDWGVDDARLHTVENWAPIEELPLTAPDNAWAKQHGFDDAFVFLYAGTLALKHNPDLLLQLALRTRDRAKIVVLSQGPGAEWLREQQAAHRLDNLKVMGFKPFAEMPDALAAADVLVAVLEPEAGVFSVPSKVLAYLCGARPILLAVPPENLAARIVDGHEAGFVVPPDDVAGFVERAERLLDDAALRARMGQHARAYAEATFRIDGIAEAMEQVLALAAAEHGTRATR; translated from the coding sequence ATGCGCATCCTCTCCAACGACTTCGGCGGCTACCCGTATCCGATGCAGCTCGCGCGGGCGCTGGCGCGCACCGGGCACACCGTGTGCCACACCTACTGCGCCTCGCTCCAGACGACCCCGCAAGGCACGCTGCGCCGCCTCCCCGACGACCCCACCGACTTCGAGGTGCGCCCGCTCACGCTCGGGCAGCCGCTCGACAAGTACTCGTTCGTGAAGCGCTGGCGACAGGAGCGCGAGTTCGGTCGGCTCGTCGCCGCCGAGGTCACCGACTTCCGGCCCGATGTCGTCCTCTCGGCCAACACCCCGCTCGACGCGCAGGCCACGCTGCTCAAGGCTACGCGCAAGCACGGGGCGGGCTTCGTGTTCTGGCTCCAGGACATCATCGGCGTGGCAGCGGAGCGCATCCTGAAGGACAAGGTCCCCGTCATAGGCGGTGCGGTGGGGACCTACTACGTCCAGAAGGAGAAAGCGCTGCTCCGCAAGAGCGACCACGTGGTGATGATCACCGAGGACTTCCGCCCCATCATGCACGACTGGGGCGTGGACGACGCGCGCCTCCACACGGTCGAGAATTGGGCGCCTATCGAGGAACTGCCACTCACCGCGCCAGACAACGCCTGGGCGAAGCAGCACGGCTTCGACGACGCGTTCGTGTTCCTCTATGCGGGCACGCTGGCCCTCAAGCACAACCCCGACCTGCTGCTGCAGCTCGCGCTGCGCACGCGGGACCGTGCCAAGATCGTCGTGCTCTCGCAAGGCCCTGGCGCCGAGTGGCTGCGCGAGCAGCAGGCCGCGCACCGCCTCGATAACCTGAAGGTGATGGGGTTCAAGCCGTTCGCCGAGATGCCCGACGCACTTGCCGCTGCCGACGTGCTCGTGGCCGTGCTGGAGCCCGAGGCAGGCGTGTTCTCAGTGCCGTCGAAGGTGCTCGCCTACCTGTGCGGCGCGCGCCCGATCCTCCTTGCCGTGCCGCCTGAGAACCTCGCCGCGCGGATCGTGGACGGGCACGAGGCGGGCTTCGTGGTGCCGCCGGACGACGTGGCCGGCTTCGTGGAACGTGCCGAGCGGCTGCTGGACGACGCGGCCCTCCGTGCGCGCATGGGGCAGCATGCTCGCGCGTATGCCGAGGCGACCTTCCGCATCGACGGCATTGCCGAGGCGATGGAACAGGTACTCGCACTGGCCGCGGCGGAGCACGGCACCCGCGCCACGCGATAG